The genomic segment ccccccccctgcaggaggTGACACTCGGCTGATGGAGAGAATCTGGCGTCTACATACTCCGACTCTGAAGCAGCAACAGCCTCTTCTTCTATAAATAATGTTGTGATCCTACGAGAGGAACTGTTCCTTGCActccatcctgctgctgatTGCTCTCTCACAGCAAAGACTCGATCTCAGTTTTCATCTGGAATCAGTGTCCCTAGGCAGCAACTAAACTCTGGCTGGCAAGTCCGGAAACACAAGCAGCcacctcagcttctcctgctgtcTGTTGATGTCTACGTTTATGTATAAGTACAGAAATAAGTCTCATACCCCTGCTAGACAACAGCAAACACAGGGCCACCTTACTGTTCCAAAAAAAACAGCTCTGAGGTTCTCATTTACAGCATCACTCACACGAGCCTCTGGGATGTTGGTAATCAGAGAGGTACTTGTCACTAGTCACATCCTGTACTAGCGTCAGGGAATCTGTAACTAGGCAAACACCTGAGTCAAACAAGTGTGTAGCAAACAGTAAGCAGCCCAGGCCCCTGAAGGAAAACCCTGTGCTGTGGTTGAAATGTCATCAGACCTGGTTGCTTAGCACCTCTGCTCATATGTTCTccgcctccctcctcttccatcgATGtgagacactcacacagactgTGAACGGCTGCAGGCAGGAGCAGAGAGTGAGTTActggacagagggacagggaaGACGCCTTCGTTTGGACGTAGCTGTCGATTTGAACCCAGCCTCGCGTACAGTCATCGACCTCTCGGACATGTCCACGGAGTTGGAGCTGGCCTTCCGGCCGGACACCCAGCTCACCGAGGTGATGCGCCTGCGGGCTCAGTCTCTGCAGCAGCGAGGCCAGAAGAGGCCGGATGGCGAGCGGCTGCTGCGACCCAACGAGGCCGTGTACCGACTGGACTTCACCAAACAGTCGCTCAGGTTCTCACATTGGTCGGTGCGGCTGCCGCCGGTGGGACGCCTCACCATCACGGCCACCTCACAGCTCTGGACGCCTGACCTCACCCACCTGATGACACgtcagctgctggagcctgCGGGGGTCTTCTGGAGGTCGCCGGGTGATGCCAGCGATGCGCCCGTCCAGTGCTACGAGGCCGATTCCACCGAGTTTGGCGAGAGGATCGCAGAACTCGCCAAGGTAAGGAAAGCGATGTACTTCCTGTTTGCGTTC from the Platichthys flesus chromosome 15, fPlaFle2.1, whole genome shotgun sequence genome contains:
- the ompb gene encoding olfactory marker protein b, which produces MSTELELAFRPDTQLTEVMRLRAQSLQQRGQKRPDGERLLRPNEAVYRLDFTKQSLRFSHWSVRLPPVGRLTITATSQLWTPDLTHLMTRQLLEPAGVFWRSPGDASDAPVQCYEADSTEFGERIAELAKVRKAMYFLFAFAEGCSPETLDCSIIFKVDN